One segment of Streptomyces sp. TG1A-8 DNA contains the following:
- a CDS encoding MarR family winged helix-turn-helix transcriptional regulator translates to MTPAKRTAHDTDLDIGGLTRAIESFNRYYIRLPAVQKLSFTTLSVLDTLAVGGPRRLTELVRTEQMSQPGLTQLVTRLERDGLVERRPDPADGRAALVHITEAGRRIGEARHEDRSRHLHRLVVQLTPEERQAIAAALPALTRLAELGNGEAAQR, encoded by the coding sequence GTGACTCCTGCAAAGCGCACCGCGCACGACACCGACTTGGACATCGGTGGCCTCACCCGGGCGATCGAAAGCTTCAACCGCTACTACATCCGGCTTCCCGCCGTGCAGAAGCTGTCGTTCACGACGCTCTCCGTGCTGGACACCCTGGCCGTCGGTGGCCCGAGACGGCTGACCGAACTGGTCAGAACCGAACAGATGAGCCAGCCGGGGCTCACCCAGCTGGTCACCCGCCTCGAACGCGACGGACTCGTGGAACGCCGCCCGGACCCGGCGGACGGCCGGGCCGCCCTGGTCCACATCACCGAGGCCGGCCGCAGGATCGGCGAGGCCCGGCACGAGGACCGCAGCCGCCATCTGCACCGCCTCGTCGTCCAGCTGACGCCCGAGGAACGCCAGGCGATCGCGGCGGCCCTCCCGGCCCTGACCCGGCTGGCGGAACTCGGGAACGGCGAGGCCGCACAGCGGTAA
- a CDS encoding YceI family protein, whose translation MNLFSRGASPRRSASAVAPHPSAGAAASAPAGLPDPALAALTGEWQIDPAHSRIGFSVRHAMVTTVRGAFTEYQSRLYFDGRDPARSQAEIIMATSSVDTGVEQRDAHVVGRDFLDAANHPHMRFASTAVQLAAADVYRMTGDLTIKDVTRPVVLELTYIGHVTDPFGYERVGFDGTTTINRSEWGLTYNSRLAEGGAMVSEKVRLQFDIAAIRTPSPAGA comes from the coding sequence ATGAATTTGTTCAGCCGCGGCGCCTCCCCACGCCGTTCGGCCTCCGCCGTCGCCCCGCACCCCTCCGCCGGAGCGGCCGCTTCCGCCCCGGCGGGCCTGCCGGACCCCGCCCTGGCGGCCCTGACCGGCGAGTGGCAGATCGACCCCGCCCACAGCCGGATCGGCTTCTCCGTCCGGCACGCCATGGTGACCACGGTGCGCGGGGCCTTCACCGAGTACCAGAGCCGGCTGTACTTCGACGGCCGCGATCCCGCCCGTTCCCAGGCCGAGATCATCATGGCCACCTCCAGCGTCGACACCGGTGTGGAGCAGCGCGACGCCCACGTGGTCGGCCGTGACTTCCTGGACGCCGCGAACCATCCCCACATGCGATTCGCCAGCACCGCCGTGCAACTCGCGGCCGCCGACGTCTACCGCATGACCGGCGACCTCACCATCAAGGACGTCACCCGCCCCGTCGTCCTGGAACTCACCTACATAGGGCACGTCACCGACCCGTTCGGCTACGAGAGGGTCGGTTTCGACGGCACCACCACCATCAACCGCTCCGAATGGGGCCTGACGTACAACTCACGCCTGGCGGAGGGCGGCGCCATGGTGAGCGAGAAGGTGCGGCTCCAGTTCGACATCGCCGCCATCCGCACGCCCTCGCCGGCCGGCGCGTGA
- a CDS encoding ATP-binding protein — MVIPLRNQAADEQGTEKHTALRYGAVWDSGAARAADARQALRAFLAYAPRTGRDPLPGPLALDAELAVSELVTNAVRHAPGPCGMTLRLSGEELAITVWDTSAEEPVARGADPRRVGGHGLHLVHAVSDRVVVAPHPTGKQVTAHLRLAPGHRPGAPAEPFSRSPAPRIAAGSVAP; from the coding sequence ATGGTCATCCCGCTTAGGAATCAGGCGGCAGATGAGCAGGGCACGGAGAAACACACCGCGTTGCGCTACGGCGCGGTGTGGGATTCCGGCGCGGCCCGTGCCGCGGACGCACGCCAGGCCCTGCGCGCCTTTCTCGCCTACGCCCCGCGAACCGGTCGCGATCCCCTGCCGGGCCCCCTGGCCCTGGACGCCGAGCTCGCCGTCAGCGAGCTGGTCACCAACGCCGTCCGGCACGCCCCGGGCCCCTGCGGGATGACCCTGAGGCTGTCCGGTGAGGAACTGGCCATCACCGTGTGGGACACCTCCGCCGAGGAGCCGGTGGCGAGGGGCGCCGACCCGCGCCGCGTCGGCGGTCACGGGCTGCACCTGGTGCACGCGGTCAGCGACAGGGTCGTCGTCGCACCCCACCCCACGGGGAAGCAGGTCACCGCCCATCTGCGTCTGGCGCCGGGCCACCGCCCGGGCGCCCCGGCCGAGCCGTTCTCCCGGTCCCCCGCACCGCGGATCGCGGCGGGCAGCGTGGCCCCGTGA
- a CDS encoding cupin domain-containing protein produces MTGDGGPGRDGGEPAGGNGLQPHPEGGAYRRVWTASERVESAREARPAATAIQYVLAPGEESRWHRVASEELWLWQGGGPVVLRLATGPGGEPSAPAVTLGPDPRLGHRPWAAVPAGHWQTARCVGDRPADVTCVVAPGFSWEDFTVLPDR; encoded by the coding sequence ATGACGGGTGACGGAGGGCCCGGGCGGGACGGGGGCGAGCCGGCCGGCGGGAACGGCTTGCAGCCGCATCCGGAGGGCGGGGCGTACCGGCGGGTGTGGACCGCTTCGGAGCGGGTGGAGAGCGCCCGCGAAGCCCGGCCCGCAGCGACCGCGATCCAGTACGTGCTGGCGCCGGGCGAGGAGTCTCGGTGGCACCGCGTGGCGTCGGAGGAACTGTGGCTGTGGCAGGGCGGCGGACCGGTCGTCCTCCGCCTGGCCACCGGGCCCGGCGGCGAGCCGTCGGCGCCCGCCGTCACCCTGGGCCCCGACCCGCGGCTCGGGCACCGGCCGTGGGCCGCCGTGCCGGCCGGGCACTGGCAGACGGCGCGGTGCGTCGGCGATCGCCCCGCCGACGTGACGTGCGTGGTCGCACCCGGTTTCTCCTGGGAGGACTTCACCGTCCTGCCCGACCGGTGA
- a CDS encoding S1 family peptidase, whose amino-acid sequence MRRNRLRHAGLTALLVLGSWAGAGSLPASAHASSPASGSPAPASAGLLQAMQRDFGLTKAQAEARLSAEHSATALAPKARRAAGSSYGGSWFDATSGRLTVAVTKDASAATLKAVRATGAAVRTVEHSERQLDAAKARIDRLRAPAGVSSWHVDPAANTVVLNVVKAERADNDVQRFVARAREAGPVTVRNAEAAPRTFAAGTVGGDPYYTGNVRCSIGFSVYGGFVTAGHCAQPGAGVNGWDGSYIGTFQGSSFPDNDYAWVSVGSGWWTVPVVLGWGTVPDQLVRGSAVAPVGASICRSGSTTHWHCGTVLATDETVNYSQGAVHQLTRTNVCAEPGDSGGSFISGDQAQGVTSGGWGNCSSGGETWFQPINEILGRYGLTLHTA is encoded by the coding sequence ATGAGACGCAACAGACTCAGGCATGCAGGCCTCACCGCGCTGCTCGTCCTCGGCAGTTGGGCCGGGGCGGGATCCCTTCCGGCCTCGGCGCACGCCTCCTCCCCCGCCTCCGGCTCGCCCGCGCCCGCCTCGGCCGGCCTGCTCCAGGCCATGCAGCGCGACTTCGGCCTCACGAAGGCCCAGGCCGAAGCCCGGCTGAGCGCCGAACACAGCGCCACCGCGCTGGCGCCGAAGGCACGCCGGGCCGCCGGCTCCTCCTACGGCGGCTCGTGGTTCGACGCCACGAGCGGGCGCCTGACCGTGGCCGTCACCAAGGACGCCTCCGCCGCGACCCTCAAGGCCGTCCGGGCCACCGGCGCCGCCGTGCGCACCGTCGAGCACAGCGAGCGGCAGCTCGACGCGGCCAAGGCCCGCATCGACCGCCTGCGCGCTCCGGCCGGCGTCAGCAGCTGGCACGTCGACCCGGCCGCCAACACGGTGGTGCTGAACGTCGTCAAGGCCGAGCGCGCCGACAACGATGTCCAGCGGTTCGTCGCCCGCGCCCGCGAGGCCGGTCCGGTCACCGTGCGCAACGCCGAGGCCGCTCCGCGGACCTTCGCCGCCGGCACGGTTGGGGGCGACCCCTACTACACCGGCAACGTCCGCTGCTCCATCGGCTTCTCGGTGTACGGCGGCTTCGTCACCGCCGGGCACTGCGCGCAGCCGGGCGCCGGGGTCAACGGCTGGGACGGGTCCTACATCGGCACCTTCCAGGGTTCCTCGTTCCCCGACAACGACTACGCCTGGGTCAGCGTCGGCAGCGGTTGGTGGACCGTGCCGGTCGTCCTGGGCTGGGGCACGGTGCCGGACCAGCTCGTACGAGGCTCCGCCGTGGCACCGGTCGGCGCCTCGATCTGCCGCTCCGGCTCCACCACCCACTGGCACTGCGGCACGGTGCTCGCCACCGACGAGACGGTCAACTACAGCCAGGGAGCGGTGCACCAGCTGACCAGGACCAACGTCTGCGCCGAACCCGGCGACTCGGGCGGCTCGTTCATCAGCGGCGACCAGGCGCAGGGGGTCACCTCCGGCGGCTGGGGCAACTGCAGCAGCGGCGGGGAGACCTGGTTCCAGCCGATCAACGAGATCCTCGGCCGTTACGGGCTGACACTGCACACGGCCTGA
- a CDS encoding hemerythrin domain-containing protein: protein MTTSIARRDADVLGGAGSILLRQRRDHARLDAMMNRYPAAGVQDGEREELWQDIVQLVFSHAFAEETVLWPIVRRLAPDGEDLTGRVEDEHQAINDLIAEVEKHPDDPRRAAWIEEAFSLIRQDIRDEEDEVLPRMREALSDRQLRRIGAAWEAVRATAPTRPHPGVPRRPPGNALRGVPLSLFDRLRDLAPGTGPAARRIALVLSGAAAVAGITALIVRAARRAVRV, encoded by the coding sequence GTGACGACCTCGATCGCCCGCCGGGACGCCGACGTGCTCGGAGGCGCCGGCAGCATCCTGTTGCGCCAGCGCCGCGACCACGCGCGGCTGGACGCGATGATGAACCGCTATCCCGCCGCCGGCGTCCAGGACGGCGAGCGGGAGGAGCTGTGGCAGGACATCGTGCAACTGGTGTTCAGCCACGCCTTCGCCGAGGAGACCGTCCTGTGGCCGATCGTGCGCCGCCTCGCCCCCGACGGCGAGGACCTCACCGGCCGGGTCGAGGACGAGCACCAGGCGATCAACGACCTGATCGCCGAGGTCGAGAAGCACCCCGACGATCCCCGCCGCGCCGCGTGGATCGAGGAGGCGTTCTCGCTCATCCGCCAGGACATCCGCGACGAGGAGGACGAAGTCCTGCCCCGCATGCGGGAAGCCCTCAGCGACCGTCAGCTGCGGCGGATCGGTGCGGCCTGGGAGGCCGTGCGCGCGACCGCTCCCACCCGTCCCCACCCGGGCGTGCCCCGCCGTCCGCCGGGCAACGCCCTGCGCGGCGTGCCCCTCAGCCTCTTCGACCGCCTGCGCGACCTCGCCCCGGGCACCGGTCCCGCCGCCCGCCGGATCGCCCTGGTCCTCTCCGGCGCCGCGGCGGTCGCGGGGATCACCGCCCTGATCGTGCGGGCCGCCCGACGCGCGGTACGCGTCTGA
- a CDS encoding pyridoxal-phosphate dependent enzyme codes for MTTHEPPPGPPVALGTWPTPVEPLPRLAAALGLGEADLVVKRDDLTGLGGGGNKVRKLEWTVGAALAEGADTLVTTGAPQSNHARLTAAAAARLGLRCTLVLPGAADSPPSGNLLLDGLLGARLVWSGARGRGELDAAASDVCTRLRERGARPALIPFGGSSALGARGYVRCGEELRRQVPDLDTVVVALGSGGTMAGLVAALGAERVLGVDTGALDDPVAAVRAFTPALAGGGATRAPLRVRRDQVGAGYGTLTGPVKAALTLAARTEGVVLDPTYTGRAMAGLIAAARDGSLRPGRRTVFLHTGGLPGLFGHKEAAAWAGTGVFPDRP; via the coding sequence ATGACGACGCACGAACCGCCGCCCGGCCCCCCGGTGGCGCTCGGTACCTGGCCGACGCCGGTGGAACCGCTGCCCCGGCTGGCCGCCGCGCTCGGCCTCGGCGAAGCGGACCTGGTCGTCAAGCGTGACGACCTGACCGGCCTGGGCGGTGGCGGGAACAAGGTGCGCAAGCTGGAGTGGACGGTGGGCGCGGCCCTGGCGGAGGGCGCCGACACACTGGTGACCACCGGGGCACCGCAGAGCAACCACGCCCGGCTGACCGCAGCCGCCGCCGCACGGCTCGGCCTGCGCTGCACCCTCGTACTGCCCGGGGCAGCCGATTCCCCGCCCTCGGGCAACCTGCTGCTCGACGGCCTGCTCGGAGCCCGTCTCGTCTGGTCCGGCGCCCGGGGACGGGGGGAACTCGACGCCGCCGCCTCCGACGTGTGCACCCGTCTGCGGGAACGGGGGGCCAGGCCCGCGCTGATTCCGTTCGGCGGGTCCAGCGCGCTGGGGGCCCGCGGCTACGTCCGCTGCGGTGAGGAGTTGCGCCGGCAGGTCCCGGACCTGGACACCGTGGTCGTCGCCCTGGGATCGGGCGGGACGATGGCCGGTCTGGTCGCCGCGCTGGGGGCCGAACGCGTCCTCGGTGTGGACACCGGCGCACTGGACGACCCCGTCGCGGCCGTGCGGGCGTTCACCCCCGCCCTCGCCGGCGGAGGGGCCACCCGCGCTCCTCTGCGCGTCCGCCGGGACCAGGTCGGCGCCGGGTACGGCACGTTGACCGGACCCGTGAAAGCCGCGCTGACGCTGGCGGCCCGTACGGAAGGCGTCGTCCTGGACCCGACCTACACCGGACGGGCCATGGCCGGGCTGATCGCCGCGGCGCGCGATGGCTCCCTGCGGCCCGGCCGCAGGACCGTCTTCCTCCACACCGGAGGGCTTCCCGGCCTGTTCGGCCACAAGGAGGCGGCCGCCTGGGCGGGGACCGGAGTCTTCCCCGACCGGCCGTAG
- the ptlH gene encoding 1-deoxypentalenic acid 11-beta-hydroxylase, whose amino-acid sequence MTDTFSDYVDCTPLLDDREALDRFYDEHGYLYLRGVLDGELVRTAAEQMLEGLIALGHAAPGTTLETLTIDSFEAVDEVAMHDYVKYDDLWNHPSTLKVWEKAFGEPVFVFKSTTIRYYPSAAGSEEPSFLTPLHQDGFYIGPNKDFRTAWIPLLATARGIGGVAVADGSHKKGPREHVVTENFRRFGHAVRGIPQEELDADEQLLFSPMEPGDVLLFHAFMCHKSIPNVSVDPAGMRMSMDTRIQPASSHRGFNALTPWPESAKDSSKGIMSKITGTPTTIE is encoded by the coding sequence ATGACGGACACCTTCAGCGACTACGTCGACTGCACGCCCCTTCTCGACGACCGTGAGGCCCTCGACCGGTTCTACGACGAGCACGGCTACCTCTATCTGCGCGGGGTCCTGGACGGCGAACTCGTGCGGACCGCCGCCGAGCAGATGCTCGAGGGCCTGATCGCACTCGGCCACGCCGCCCCCGGCACCACGCTCGAGACCCTCACCATCGATTCCTTCGAGGCGGTCGACGAGGTGGCGATGCACGACTACGTCAAGTACGACGACCTGTGGAACCACCCCTCGACCCTCAAGGTCTGGGAGAAGGCATTCGGCGAGCCCGTCTTCGTCTTCAAGTCGACGACGATCCGCTACTATCCCTCCGCCGCGGGCTCCGAGGAGCCGAGCTTCCTGACGCCACTGCACCAGGACGGCTTCTACATCGGCCCGAACAAGGACTTTCGTACCGCCTGGATACCGCTGCTCGCGACGGCCCGCGGCATAGGCGGCGTCGCCGTCGCCGACGGCAGCCACAAGAAGGGCCCGCGCGAGCACGTCGTCACCGAGAACTTCCGCCGCTTCGGCCATGCCGTGCGCGGCATACCGCAGGAGGAGTTGGACGCGGACGAGCAGCTTCTGTTCTCGCCCATGGAACCGGGTGACGTGCTCCTCTTCCACGCCTTCATGTGCCACAAGTCCATCCCGAACGTCTCGGTGGACCCGGCCGGCATGCGGATGTCGATGGACACCCGCATCCAGCCCGCCTCCTCGCACCGAGGGTTCAACGCCCTGACCCCCTGGCCGGAGTCCGCGAAGGACTCCTCCAAGGGAATCATGTCCAAGATCACCGGAACTCCCACCACCATCGAGTGA
- the gap gene encoding type I glyceraldehyde-3-phosphate dehydrogenase produces the protein MTITVGINGFGRIGRSYFRALLTSGADIRVAAVNDLTNAQTLANLLKYDSVYGPLPQQVVAEGSSIRVGDTVVEVLSERDPAQLPWRRLGVDVVIESTGVFNDAAKARAHIDAGASKVVVSAAAKNADLTLVMGVNDNLYDPERHTIVSNASCTTNCLAPMARVLDDALGIECGTMTTIHAYTQDQNLQDGPHPDPRRARAAGLSTIPTTTNAASAIGLVLPSLKGKLDGYSVRVPVPVGSLTDLTVRVARETTVEEVNSLFRKAADGELARILRYTADPVVSADIVRDPASCIFDSLLTQVVEGRHVHVFGWYDNEWGFSNRLIDTTQLVGGATV, from the coding sequence ATGACAATCACTGTGGGAATCAACGGCTTCGGCCGCATCGGCCGTAGCTACTTCCGCGCCCTGCTCACCTCCGGCGCCGACATCCGCGTGGCCGCGGTCAACGACCTGACCAATGCGCAGACCCTGGCGAACCTGCTGAAGTACGACAGCGTGTACGGGCCGCTGCCGCAGCAGGTCGTGGCGGAAGGCTCATCGATCAGGGTCGGGGACACCGTGGTCGAGGTCCTCAGCGAACGCGACCCGGCGCAGTTGCCCTGGCGCCGCCTCGGAGTCGACGTCGTCATCGAGTCGACAGGCGTGTTCAACGACGCCGCCAAGGCCCGGGCGCACATCGACGCCGGGGCCTCGAAGGTGGTCGTCTCCGCTGCGGCGAAGAACGCGGACCTCACCCTCGTCATGGGTGTCAACGACAACCTGTACGACCCGGAGAGGCACACGATCGTCTCCAACGCCTCGTGCACGACGAACTGCCTGGCTCCCATGGCCCGGGTGCTCGATGACGCGCTCGGCATCGAGTGCGGCACCATGACCACGATCCACGCCTACACGCAGGACCAGAACCTGCAGGACGGCCCGCACCCCGACCCCCGGCGCGCCCGTGCGGCCGGCCTCAGCACCATCCCGACCACCACCAACGCCGCCAGCGCGATCGGCCTCGTGCTCCCCAGCCTGAAGGGCAAGCTCGACGGGTACTCGGTGCGGGTTCCCGTCCCCGTCGGCTCGCTGACCGACCTGACCGTCCGGGTGGCCCGCGAGACGACGGTGGAGGAGGTCAACTCGCTGTTCCGCAAGGCCGCGGACGGCGAACTCGCACGGATCCTGCGCTACACCGCGGACCCGGTCGTCTCGGCGGACATCGTCAGGGACCCGGCGTCGTGCATCTTCGACTCCCTGCTCACGCAGGTTGTCGAGGGGCGCCACGTACACGTCTTCGGCTGGTACGACAACGAGTGGGGATTCTCCAACCGCCTCATCGACACGACCCAGTTGGTCGGCGGCGCGACTGTGTGA
- the penM gene encoding pentalenolactone synthase produces the protein MKELLSLPFENPDIIGIAPQMLALQKEGPIAKVRTAGEDAWLVTRYDEVRTLLADRRLRLSDPKPQPSAKSAARNFMVALMAGDDHETEPTRHAQMRALLVPRFSTRRMRLMKTRIEHHVDELLDQLAASTPPADLHHALSFPLPTMVVCDLLGVPLADRERFGQWARGTFDQSDNQHSANTFQQVVDYMMELVARKRTEPGDDLLSELIAEKGSALSDADIAHLGNAVLLFGYETTIARIDLGVLLLLRNPAQRALLVEKPELAPAAVEEILRLGVGGNGSNALIPRYAHGDITVGETVIRTGDAVMLAIGAANYDDRAYPGGELFDVTRHKPKSHLAFGHGARHCIGRTLARIELTAVFERLFRKLPDLRLAVPEESVRWQEHRITGGFDELPVTF, from the coding sequence ATGAAGGAACTTCTGAGCTTACCGTTCGAAAATCCGGACATCATCGGCATCGCGCCCCAGATGCTCGCCTTGCAGAAGGAGGGGCCGATCGCCAAGGTGCGGACCGCCGGTGAAGACGCCTGGCTGGTCACCCGCTACGACGAGGTGAGGACGCTGCTCGCCGACCGCCGGCTCCGTCTCAGTGACCCCAAGCCGCAGCCGTCGGCCAAGAGCGCGGCCAGGAACTTCATGGTCGCGCTGATGGCCGGGGACGACCACGAGACCGAGCCCACCAGACATGCGCAGATGCGTGCGCTGCTCGTGCCCCGGTTCTCCACGCGCCGGATGCGCCTGATGAAGACCCGGATCGAGCACCACGTGGACGAGCTGCTCGACCAGTTGGCCGCCAGCACTCCGCCGGCCGACCTGCACCACGCGCTGTCGTTTCCGTTGCCGACCATGGTGGTCTGCGATCTGCTCGGCGTGCCGTTGGCCGACCGGGAGCGGTTCGGACAGTGGGCGAGAGGCACATTCGACCAGAGCGACAACCAGCACTCGGCGAACACCTTCCAGCAGGTTGTCGATTACATGATGGAACTGGTGGCGCGCAAGCGAACCGAGCCGGGCGACGACCTCCTGTCCGAACTGATCGCCGAGAAGGGCAGCGCACTGTCCGACGCGGACATCGCCCACTTGGGCAACGCCGTGCTGTTGTTCGGCTACGAGACCACCATCGCGCGCATCGACCTGGGCGTCCTGCTGCTGCTGCGCAACCCGGCCCAGCGTGCCCTGCTGGTCGAAAAGCCCGAACTCGCACCGGCTGCGGTCGAGGAGATCCTGCGCCTGGGCGTCGGCGGCAACGGATCCAACGCGCTGATACCCCGCTACGCGCACGGCGACATCACCGTCGGCGAGACGGTGATCCGGACCGGGGACGCGGTGATGCTGGCCATCGGCGCGGCCAACTACGACGACCGGGCGTACCCCGGTGGCGAGCTGTTCGACGTGACCCGGCACAAGCCCAAGTCGCACCTGGCGTTCGGGCACGGCGCCCGGCACTGCATCGGCCGCACACTGGCCCGGATCGAACTGACCGCGGTGTTCGAGCGGCTGTTCCGTAAACTGCCCGACCTGCGGCTCGCGGTACCCGAGGAGTCGGTGCGCTGGCAGGAGCACCGGATCACCGGCGGGTTCGACGAACTCCCCGTCACCTTCTGA
- a CDS encoding RecQ family ATP-dependent DNA helicase produces the protein MSNGGPVAGRDGLRADLRALARETFGWADLAPEQLAAMEALCDGRDVLVVMPTGSGKSAIYQVPTMRLSGPAVVVSPLIALQRDQVEGLRDSAAPAAAAVNSAQSASAVDEAWRSVREGEAEYLFLSPEQLAKDGVVDRLGRLAPSLFVVDEAHCVSSWGHDFRPDYLRLGEVAERLGHPPVLALTATAAAPVREDIVGHLRMRDPLVMSTGFDRPDIHLAARTFTDDGDKRAAVLDWTSGTDGQGILYTATRKDSVAYAQALRDGSVDAEPYHAGMSAAERRRVHDGFMAGSPRVVVATSAFGMGIDKPDVRFVAHASVPDSLDTYYQGIGRAGRDGEGARALLFYRAQDLGLQRFLTARSLDTEGLERVMSCLHDQDGPVSRRALAERCGLSRQKTTDLVNLLEEAGAVTVGRGRRPVRVRPGRTPAEAVRQAAEVFDRQRRMDRSRIEMMRGYAETLSCRRQYLLGYFGEQLDEPCGRCDACDAGPDEREPGTAAEERDCPYTSNERVRHAEWGPGTVMRGEGDRIVVLFEQVGYKTLSLRAVEEHDLLRADPG, from the coding sequence TTGTCGAACGGCGGACCCGTTGCGGGCCGGGACGGCCTGCGCGCCGACCTGCGCGCTCTCGCGCGCGAGACGTTCGGCTGGGCGGACCTGGCCCCCGAGCAGCTGGCCGCGATGGAGGCGCTGTGCGACGGCCGGGACGTGCTCGTGGTGATGCCCACCGGCTCGGGCAAGTCGGCGATCTACCAGGTGCCGACGATGAGGCTGAGCGGTCCGGCCGTCGTCGTCTCCCCGCTGATCGCCCTGCAGCGCGACCAGGTCGAGGGGCTGCGCGACAGCGCCGCCCCCGCCGCCGCGGCGGTGAACTCCGCCCAGTCGGCGTCGGCCGTCGACGAGGCCTGGCGGTCCGTTCGCGAAGGGGAGGCGGAATACCTCTTCCTGTCCCCGGAGCAACTCGCCAAGGACGGCGTGGTGGACCGGCTGGGGCGGCTGGCGCCCTCCCTGTTCGTCGTGGACGAGGCGCACTGCGTCTCGTCCTGGGGGCACGACTTCCGCCCCGACTACCTGCGCCTCGGCGAGGTCGCCGAGCGGCTCGGGCACCCGCCCGTGCTGGCGCTGACCGCGACCGCCGCGGCGCCGGTCCGGGAGGACATCGTCGGGCACCTGCGCATGCGCGACCCGCTGGTGATGTCCACCGGCTTCGACCGGCCGGACATCCACCTCGCGGCGCGCACCTTCACCGACGACGGCGACAAGCGCGCGGCCGTACTGGACTGGACGTCCGGCACCGACGGCCAGGGCATCCTCTACACCGCCACCCGCAAGGACTCCGTCGCCTACGCGCAGGCGCTGCGCGACGGGTCGGTGGACGCCGAGCCGTACCACGCCGGGATGTCCGCGGCGGAGCGCCGCCGGGTGCACGACGGCTTCATGGCGGGCAGTCCCCGCGTGGTGGTGGCCACCTCCGCCTTCGGCATGGGGATCGACAAGCCCGACGTGCGGTTCGTGGCGCACGCGTCGGTGCCGGACTCGCTCGACACCTACTACCAGGGGATCGGCCGGGCCGGCCGGGACGGTGAAGGGGCCCGGGCCCTGCTGTTCTACCGCGCCCAGGACCTCGGACTGCAGAGGTTCCTGACCGCCAGGTCACTGGACACCGAGGGCCTGGAGCGCGTGATGTCGTGCCTGCACGACCAGGACGGCCCGGTCAGCCGCCGTGCGCTGGCCGAGCGGTGCGGCCTGTCCCGCCAGAAGACCACCGACCTGGTGAACCTGTTGGAGGAAGCCGGCGCCGTCACCGTCGGGCGCGGGCGCCGTCCGGTCCGGGTCCGGCCCGGCCGCACCCCGGCCGAGGCCGTGCGGCAGGCGGCGGAGGTCTTCGACCGGCAGCGCCGCATGGACCGTTCGCGCATCGAGATGATGCGCGGGTACGCGGAGACGCTCTCCTGCCGCCGGCAGTACCTGCTCGGCTACTTCGGCGAACAACTGGACGAGCCGTGCGGCCGGTGCGACGCCTGCGACGCCGGGCCGGACGAGCGGGAGCCGGGGACGGCCGCCGAGGAGCGCGACTGCCCGTACACCTCCAACGAGCGGGTGCGGCACGCCGAGTGGGGGCCCGGCACGGTGATGCGCGGCGAGGGCGACCGGATCGTCGTCCTGTTCGAACAGGTCGGCTACAAGACGCTGTCCCTCCGGGCCGTCGAGGAGCACGACCTCCTCCGGGCCGACCCGGGCTGA
- a CDS encoding MBL fold metallo-hydrolase — MPGTTDDAVDLHFIGNATVLLRYGPLTLLTDPNFLHRGQFAHLGYGLASRRLTEPAVDPRELPRLDGVVLSHLHGDHWDRRARRHLDHTVPVVTTPHAARRLRVFQGFPRTAGLRTWEGFSLRRGGAQVTVTALPGRHAGHPVLRGLLPPVMGSMLEFGPVGRPPRLRLYVSGDTLLYDGLDEIAERFPAADLAVLHLGGTRLPGGFVVTMDGAQGAELARRLDPRTVLPVHYHDYTVMRSPLSAFLAEAGRLGLGDRIVHCGHGGRVRLSAAPGAVPVVL; from the coding sequence ATGCCCGGTACGACGGACGACGCGGTCGATCTCCACTTCATCGGCAACGCGACCGTTCTGCTGCGTTACGGGCCGCTGACGCTGCTCACCGATCCGAACTTCCTGCACCGCGGCCAGTTCGCCCACCTCGGCTACGGGCTGGCCAGCCGGCGCCTGACCGAGCCGGCCGTCGACCCCCGGGAACTGCCCCGGCTGGACGGCGTCGTCCTGTCGCACCTGCACGGCGACCACTGGGACCGGCGGGCCCGCCGCCACCTGGACCACACGGTCCCGGTGGTGACGACACCGCACGCCGCGCGCCGCCTCAGGGTGTTCCAGGGCTTCCCCCGGACGGCGGGTCTGCGCACCTGGGAGGGGTTCAGCCTGCGGCGCGGCGGGGCGCAGGTCACCGTCACCGCGCTGCCCGGCCGGCACGCCGGCCACCCGGTGCTGCGCGGTCTCCTGCCGCCCGTGATGGGCAGCATGCTGGAGTTCGGCCCGGTCGGGCGGCCGCCCCGGCTGCGGCTGTACGTCTCGGGCGACACGCTCCTGTACGACGGTCTCGACGAGATCGCCGAACGCTTCCCCGCGGCCGACCTGGCCGTGCTGCACCTGGGCGGCACCCGGCTCCCCGGCGGATTCGTGGTCACCATGGACGGCGCGCAGGGGGCGGAACTCGCCCGGCGCCTCGATCCCCGTACCGTCCTGCCGGTGCACTACCACGACTACACGGTGATGCGCTCGCCGCTGTCCGCCTTCCTGGCCGAGGCCGGGAGGCTGGGACTCGGCGACCGGATCGTCCACTGCGGTCACGGCGGACGTGTCCGCCTGTCGGCCGCCCCCGGAGCGGTCCCCGTGGTCCTGTGA